The Primulina tabacum isolate GXHZ01 chromosome 1, ASM2559414v2, whole genome shotgun sequence genome contains the following window.
ttgtagagttatatttgatgcgtgaaaagtgAAAAATGTTATTTCAAGCATTTCCATTTCAGTAATCTCATGCCCACAAAATttcaattgcgagattattctatacatcgccgagttgtaatcactgactcttttaaaatcttggaatcttaacgtattccattcatccctggcggtcggaagtataacttcccttatatgttcgaatctttcttttaatcccttccacaatgccatgggatctttttcaattagatattcacatttcaatccatcgtcgagatgtcgacgcaaaaatatcatggcttttgccttttcttgtgatgtcgatatgccattttcttttatggtctcacttagacccaatgactcaagatgcatttttACATCGAGAGTCTatgtcatataattttttcccctaatatcaagagcaatgaattcgagctttgtcaagtttgacatgttggtactaaaaaaaattacgatgcattttattagttaatgaatattgcaatacaaagtaatggataaacaacaagtacaagcatttgtaaaaataaagaaaacacacgaggaggatattctccaataaatacaagactcgtgagtatgataaccaaaataattaaaaatatccttgagaaagccatcttcttttttcttcgaaaatttgatgaagaataatttttagagaagaagtgaaagttggagtgattgaatgtgtttgtgagatcatatttatagggcaaaaactagccgttttgttaccgtttatgaccgttggtgtacaaaaataaatgtatgcatttgtataattttatggtaataatatgatgtatataatattagtcatgtttaaataattatgtatatcatatcacattattataatgcggTTTcacaagttattttgtttaaaaatcttataggcttttatacttgtcgtatcccttaccgggagtgtgggatgtcgtcttaacatcttCCCacgatttataacaagtttttgaaaaatttatttttattatttctgaataacattatattatatattaaatatatacacaataaataattaacagtaaaataaatattattacttttgttacctttttcttctgtttggagcttggaaaagtatggaggacttttagagcttcgtgctgataacgtgttgtgaaaaagtaaaaatttacggtaaaaagtaaaaatctcaaacacaaaatatattaaactacacactttataaaattttctttcttattcaattgtgattttcttcacaaattgatagacttatttatagaatttttttgaaaataatccaaaaataaatacatcattacatacatcatcacacactaattttcaatatttacaactcttattttcaacattcaaatattcaaatattcaatacacacattttaaatattattttttaacaaaaatttcGTTTTTATATCAGATGGTTCTAATTATAATCAATAAATAAAACGTttacttttcaaaaaaaaaaataaacattagCTAACGGACAATTAATTTTAGAAATTGAATTGTATAATTTCAAAGGATGCATATCATTACTTCAGCATCATGAATTTaattgtaataatttaaaaacgtGTCTGCGTTTCCTTTTTAATTTGTATGATTAGTCAcgtaaattaattaattggtcTAATCAATCATTAATCGCATCTCCCTTTTTATCATTAGCCACGAAATTAACTCGTACGTACGATACAAAAATCATTATTTTCTCAGAAATTTCCATTGATTAAAAAGTGGCCTGACTTTCTGTTATTACATGAAAATGGATGGTCAGTAAATTTTATGTACATGAATTTTATGTAAAATTTGAGGAAGATTGCTAGCATTTTAATTTCGtaataatacaaaaaaatattcaatgCACTGGTATTATTCAATACGTACGTACCGGGACAAAAAACTGCACAAATTAATTTATGAGAGCGGTGGTTGTCGTATAATTTCTGGGCTCACACATCTTTTCCGaatcaatttattaaatttatgacCTATTTTTCCaataaatcataaatgaaaaaataataaaatttggcAGCCCTCTAAAATCTGGTTCGGTCATAAAATCTGCATGATCTGTGGGAGACTGTGcgagaagaaaaagaaagaaacttTTGAATCTTAGGCCCCCCACCTCCCCCtctcttttttgttttcttttcattttatttacataaaataaattttataaattcaatccccacataaattattgattttctGTTAGAAAATAAATTGACTTTGTCCACTTATGGGTATAAATGAAAAAGGATAATACTTTTTTTTCCCaaacaatatttaaattatataaattaattgaTTTTCTTGTCTTATTTTTGGTattacatttaaaaattatgaatttgttACTTAATtcgtgatttttttttaaaaaagatgaaGTGGTGTTGATGCTTCGATTGTTTCCTTTCGCATCATAAGCTTCGATGCTACAATGTCACCTTAGTTTAATCAATACGATTATTTGTCATATTGgcaacaattttttatttattttaattgggaTAATACAAAAgataatttatattaattttgtcACGATAATCCCAAGTCTTTAATCTTGCTCAAATTAATAAATGATATCACTAGGATTgtactcatatatatataataaatttttgttttttttttccagttagaatagtttcaaattttatattatttcttATGATATACTTCGTTCAATATTTTATATggataaaatatatgtatagcCTCGATCGCTCACCAATATAAATACCCAAACCAACCCCGATTTCTTATTTTTATCACTACTTTCCGTAAAGCATTCATCACCTGTTGCCGATCGAACCcgaaaatattttatcataGCTTTTGACAAACGAAAgtttgattttcttgttcttttaTCTAGTTTCCTCCATTTGTCTTAATTTGTAGTTGTGTTCGAAACAAATCTCCCAATACAAAATAGTGGATAAGGGATTTGTTTTGCTCCAAATTCAATGGCGATTGAAGCGCAGCTGTATGCAGAAAATCTTGGTTTTGCTTTGAAGGGTCCTCAGGAATTGTTCGTGGAAAACGCTTGTGGATTCTTCGATCCTCAAAAAAGGAGTACTTTATATGATCATCAAGAAAATCTCAACTATTTGCCCGATAATTCTTCCAGTCATTTACTCCCAAATCACAGCTTGAAAGATCAGCAATCAACGCCTTTTTCTCAGAACTTTTCAACACATACCGAGAAGCAAAGAATGGAgattgatcagttcatcagaatAAAggtctttttctttttttcacaTTTATCAACgtttttttttgttcaaataTTTCATTTGGGATTTTTAATATACATCAGATTCGAGAAGGATTTTGATCCATTTTACATTTCTTGAAACAGAACGAGAGATTGGGACTCGCATTACAAGAACAAAAGAAACAGCATACGGCGCTGATCATAAACAAATGCGAGGCAAGAACAAAACTTCTACTCAACCAGAAAGAAGAGCAGATGGCAGAAGCATCAAACAGAACATTTCAACTCGAGAATATGTTGACTAGAATGGAGATCGAGAGCCAAACATGGCAGAGAGTGGCTAAAGAGAAGGAAGCCATGGTTGCATCACTGAACAACGCAATCCAACGCCTGAAAGAGACTCTGAATCCACCACCAAATGGTGTTGATGATGCAGAATCTTGCTGCCAAAACATTGATGGAGAAAAGACAGAAACTGGGATGTTGGGGAACATGAAAAAGATGGTGTGCAAATGCTGCAATTATCGGAATTCGTGTGTAATCATTCTGCCATGCAGACATCTTTGTTCATGCAGGGATTGCGAGGTTTTTCTTTATTCTTGTCCTGTTTGTAGAAACGTGAAAAAAGCAACCATTGAGGTGttggtttaatttttttattttaaatattgatatAATTTGAGGAAGTTGAAGGATTCTTCCCGTATCAAGAATTTGATGGCTTCGTTTTCTTActctgaaattttttttgtcaGTTAAAAAAAGAGTcgtagtaaaatatatttttgtttacctttttttttgtttaccTTTTTATAAATATAAGATAATATAACGAATTGAGGAGGTTATGCTTAAAATTGGTGTCACCCTCCCCAGCTTGAGTTCACGCCTACATGATTATACAGTGAGCTTTTCTAATAATTACTTTGTATTTGTCttcattttattaaaataattaacccaagttgctatagaagtcaaTGGtagtttattataaatttattttaaatttttaatttttaaaatgtgagACAAGAAGTATCACAATTGAAAATTATGAGAAGTCAAGGGCCGCAATTttctaataataattaataataatttgatgaatgaattttttttctaataatATAACTGTGGCAAAGTCTATTTATTgggttaaatatattttaatgcgtCACATGAAAATAACAAGTATGATTCGTAGAATTGTCATTATGAAATTCTTCAATGATTTTTAATTTGTTCGTTCTTATTCTAAAAAATCTATAATTTTTCCAtcataaatgttttttttaataatataataggtTTTTTTTAGACTGTCTCACTAATTTATATTCGTGAGAATGATTCATTCGATCTAtaattatcatgaaaaataataatttgacataaaaaataatatttttcatgttccAATAGTCATTATTtacacgtatatatatatatatatatataataaatttaaaatattttaaaattataattcaaaTGCAATTACACCTTCTATGGTTGTGCATCCTCAAATAAAATGTCATAAtcgaatttttttattaataataaaacgaCTAAATTTTCGGATCATCTCGAATTCAGAAACGTCCAACAGAAGAAGCAAACTCCAATTTGCATAGTAAAAATGAAGCTTCTTCGTAAGATCACAGCTGTGTGCGTCAAAGATTTCACTTACAGCATTATTCTCGTcaaactataaaaaaaatataaaattaatactCCTTATAAAAACAACGAAaacaaacaataaaaaaattcattaaaaaataaaaaaaagatttaaatcaaattaaataaaaagtaaaggatatattatttttattaaatatttactgTGTAAAAAATATACTCTAAATACACACAACCAAATATCCTTCGCTTTCTTATTATAAGAATATTAATTGAATCCTTGGTATTCcattttcaaatttcaattttgaaACTTCTGAAAAGAACCTCAAAAGCTTTGACCCATCCAAGCAGAAACGCAAGTTGATTCTTTGTATATAAATAACAAATGCAATGGCAGATGACGACTAAAACTTATAGTATCTATATCAATGTACCATATTTGAGATGAGATCTCGAgacctaattataataaaccgCTCTCGATATTTACAAAATTTATAGTGCTTACAAATTTAATGCTTGTAAGTTGTAAGTTAATTTTGTTGATTCATTTGTACGCAAAGCCTAGAGAACTATTGATAATGTAATTGTCCTAGCCCGATttcatgacaaaaacttgtgtaagacgatctcagaggtcgtattttgtgagacgaatatcttatttgggtcatctatgaaaaaatattactttttatgctaaaagtattactttttattgtgaatatcagtaaggtcgacccgtctcacagataaagactcgtgagaccgtctcacaagagatctactctttcATGATAATAAACAAAAGGTAGTTTTCAAACATATTCGTATTTTCTCTTACCCACCTATGTTTCTAGTGAGATAATCTCATAAAACTATATTTGTGAGACCGAAACGAATTGACTCAGTTTATATGTGTAgtcaaaagtaatatttttagtataaaaataatatattttcatgagtCAAATTAAAGatatgttttataatttttttttgataaataataataaaaaaaagttgAATTAACCCCGTCGTCAACTGGGCTAGCTAGCCCATATTTATAAACATTATTGAAACCCATTTTGTGGATTACCCACAGGAAGAGAATATTGGGTTTATATTTTAGTCAAGACGAcgttcaaaatttcaaataactTGGTCTTGGATTTTTATTAGAAACATCTTTTATGcagacaattttattttttattttttatttttttttcactcCTCGCAGTTCAATTATTCTGCAATGGTAGTACGAACCCAATGGAGAAATCATGTTAGAGGATGCAATaactaattttttaaattattttcccttctgcttttgttttttttaacagATGTAATTGGCATCTTTTAGACAAAAGCACGAATATACACGACATTCATCCATTATATATGCTCGCACTAGCTCGTTATCGACACAAGACAAGCAACACATGGAAGTATAGTCGGAGGTTCGGATGTTTCGTCGCATGAATGATCCATCGAAAAATGGCACGGGTTGAACTTGTGGGACGAGTTGGAGAATTATATTGTTGATATCCcgaataaatatataatttatggaAAAGTATAGAtcgtaaatatttgaaatattgaatacTCATTGTttatatattgatttttgtttttaaGTCCAACCAAATATGTGAATCTCTAATTTCTccttctttattattattattgttattattattattattattattattattaaaatacatGGGCTGGGCATCATAGTGGACCCTTTCCTCAAATAGGTTTATATCTCCGTACCATCGGCCAGTGGGGGATAGTCATCCAAGTTTCTCCCAATTAGTTTGCAAGATGTTGGATAAAAGTTCctgtattttatatttttaaatcattatttattgaaataacaacaataaatattgtttagttaatATTATAACGAAAAACCTGCCGTTACTACCCATTGGGTGAACCCAAAATATATACAGTAGTTTGAAAATCACACACGCTAAGTAAACCTGTAGATAGGCTCAACTAAATAGGGCTTTCTTGAGATTCAAATATAAAAACTTGGCTTGTTCATCCACTGGAGAGCACAAGTTATTTGAAAACTACTTGAGTCAAGCTCAAAAATGCGTAGGGATGTCAATGGACCGGGTAAAGATGCGCTCCGTATGGGACGGGTTTAATGGGTCATGGGGTGGGTCTCGGGTCTAATTTTTCAGATCCGTCTGGGTATGTGGTGGATCATGGGTCCTATAATACTCGTCTCATACCCGCCTCATATATGTGGATTTAAATACTCTagggttttagttttattaattttcatttttttagtagCCTACTTCAACTATAACGGTTTTAGTTATTCCAATGTCAACTGTTGCTTCTGAATCTACTTTTAGTAATAGTGGAAAAATAGTTGGTCCTCATCTTAGTAGGCTTAAATCCAACGACTTTGGAGGCATTGATGTGCTCGTGAAGACGGTTATGGGGTGAGTGAAAGGTAAATAAATCacagttttattttgttattgtactttcattttaaattacagttttattttttcaatgtacTTTCTCTCTTTAATTTTGTAGTTAATTCCTAAAGTAGTTTACAAACTTGTCCCACCATTCTTGATGAAGAGAAAGATGATCACGAAAAATATGTCTGAAATATTGAATACTCGctgattttatatttatatgttttttatgttatgttacgacttatttttggggatgtcaagattttttttGGAGAGTTAATATctcttttttttatgtaattcatcATGTCGTGAAAATACTTTGTTTGTTATTAATAAGTTTGGTCGAAGACATGTATTAGTTTTTTATTGTGTTGTATTTAGAGGCTTGTCTGTTTCATAATTCAGTCATGTAAGAAGAAGATTactgttttaatttttaaaaaattcgggTCTCACGGGTCTACCCGGCCCCGTTTCGTATTCGGGGTGAGACGGGTCCGAAGAATATTTAAACGGGGTGGGACGGATAATGGATCAAAGTTTTCTTTATGGGGCGGGTCTTGGATTTAGTCATACTCGCTCCATACCCGTCCCATTGACATTTCTAAAAATGTGTACCACGTGGAACTGGAATTCTATATATTTTTCGAGTTCGGCTTGAGCAGGATACACATCGGAAAGTCCGATTTGATTTATATCAGCGAATGCACATGCCAAGAAATcttttatgaaataattaaaaGCTCTTAGGTaatcaaaaaatgaaaaatgggAAAAACATAGAGAGAAAATCAAGGCAAGTGAAAAGATATTACATGAAAATATTTGTGTTGATGCAACTTTTAGACCTAAAGGCATAAAATCGGGAGTCACATGTTTGTGCAAGTTGTTCAGAAATAAGGACATGTGGGCCAAAACTCACGTGAAATGAGCCCAAATACTGAACAACATTGGGCCCAACTTCCGGGTCGGATCCCCTGGCCACGTTGTTTCTAACATCGTTAATTTTGAAATTGGAACCTTCCTTGACAATTTAGTCAACTTCCATGCAAAGTATTGCGTATTAATAGGTTAAGTTGGTTATATTTTTTCTAATgcatttatattttttgtattttatacATGAACCAATAACAGTTACAATTAGTTATGTCTATAATttctattttaatttaaaatgaaatttatcaaattttttaaatcaaaacgaTATAAGATAATAGATACGATAAA
Protein-coding sequences here:
- the LOC142517906 gene encoding putative BOI-related E3 ubiquitin-protein ligase 3, with translation MAIEAQLYAENLGFALKGPQELFVENACGFFDPQKRSTLYDHQENLNYLPDNSSSHLLPNHSLKDQQSTPFSQNFSTHTEKQRMEIDQFIRIKNERLGLALQEQKKQHTALIINKCEARTKLLLNQKEEQMAEASNRTFQLENMLTRMEIESQTWQRVAKEKEAMVASLNNAIQRLKETLNPPPNGVDDAESCCQNIDGEKTETGMLGNMKKMVCKCCNYRNSCVIILPCRHLCSCRDCEVFLYSCPVCRNVKKATIEVLV